A section of the Alkalihalobacillus sp. LMS39 genome encodes:
- a CDS encoding response regulator has translation MSKKILIVDDAAFMRMMIKDILSKNGYEVVGEAPDGAQAVEKFKELSPDLVTMDITMPEMDGITALKEIKKIDGNAKIIMCSAMGQQAMVIDAIQAGAKDFIVKPFQADRVLEAIGKALG, from the coding sequence ATGTCTAAAAAGATTTTAATTGTTGATGATGCTGCATTTATGAGAATGATGATTAAAGATATTCTTAGTAAAAATGGGTATGAAGTTGTAGGTGAAGCGCCAGATGGAGCACAGGCGGTTGAGAAATTTAAAGAGCTATCTCCTGATCTTGTAACAATGGACATTACAATGCCAGAGATGGATGGAATTACGGCACTAAAGGAAATTAAAAAAATTGATGGGAATGCAAAGATCATTATGTGTTCGGCAATGGGCCAACAAGCGATGGTTATTGATGCTATACAAGCTGGTGCAAAGGACTTTATTGTGAAACCATTCCAAGCTGACCGCGTGTTAGAAGCAATCGGGAAAGCATTAGGATAA
- the fliO gene encoding flagellar biosynthetic protein FliO: MLLRSLLLFLLFFFLLFPVSIGAESTEGPRTVADSLQTPTEDATPNTDELPLNQDAEPVVESYQEKSFFWLIVQMIGALLLVIGLIYILLRFVNSRTRQFQNNHTMQSIGGLSLGPNRSIQMVKIGDRVLIVGVSDTIQLVKEIEDKEEIDQLLEQKKQEQIRMDQPITKAAGWLNDTIMKKKSVQKSEPLQFGQLLNKQLEDVSKSQQEIHKAMKEKKHD; this comes from the coding sequence TTGTTATTACGAAGCTTATTGTTATTCTTACTATTTTTCTTCCTTCTGTTCCCTGTCTCTATTGGGGCGGAGTCAACAGAAGGACCTCGGACAGTAGCAGATAGCCTTCAAACACCTACAGAGGATGCTACACCCAATACAGATGAATTACCGTTAAATCAAGACGCTGAACCGGTAGTTGAAAGTTATCAAGAGAAAAGTTTCTTTTGGCTGATTGTTCAGATGATTGGTGCACTACTTTTAGTTATCGGGCTTATCTATATATTATTACGGTTTGTGAACAGTCGGACGAGACAGTTTCAAAATAATCATACAATGCAGTCGATAGGTGGGCTTTCTTTAGGCCCTAACCGCTCTATTCAAATGGTGAAAATCGGAGACCGTGTATTAATTGTCGGAGTTTCAGACACGATTCAATTAGTGAAAGAGATAGAAGATAAAGAAGAAATCGACCAATTACTAGAACAGAAAAAACAAGAACAAATTCGTATGGACCAACCGATTACAAAAGCGGCGGGATGGTTAAACGACACGATTATGAAAAAGAAGTCTGTTCAAAAAAGCGAACCATTACAATTTGGACAACTTTTAAATAAACAGTTGGAGGATGTCTCCAAATCGCAACAAGAAATCCACAAAGCGATGAAGGAGAAGAAACATGACTGA
- the fliM gene encoding flagellar motor switch protein FliM: MADILSQGEIDALLSALSTGEMDADELKKEESEKKIKVYDFKRALRFSKDQIRSLSRIHENFARLLTTFFSAQLRTFVQISVASVDQLPYEEFIRSIPKQTILNVFEAYPLDGRFLMEVNPNIAYSMLDRLLGGKGIAVNKVENLTEIETRIMSQLFQRTLESFTEAWSSIIEFDLVTEALEVNPQFLQMVSPNETVVVISLSTTIGETSGMINICLPHVVLEEILPKLSVHYWMQTKKKQRLPEEVVSLEKTVQSAPLVVNAELGRSEISIQDFLYLAIGDVIELNQPISKPLVVSVGGEPKYLAQPGKIKNQVAVQVTDVMEEGTGDEW, from the coding sequence TTGGCTGATATTTTGTCACAAGGCGAGATTGATGCGCTATTGTCTGCGCTATCGACTGGTGAAATGGACGCGGATGAATTAAAGAAAGAAGAATCCGAAAAGAAAATTAAAGTATACGACTTTAAGCGAGCATTAAGGTTTTCGAAAGACCAAATTCGAAGTTTATCGAGAATTCACGAAAACTTTGCCAGGTTGTTAACGACGTTCTTTTCAGCGCAATTACGAACGTTTGTTCAAATTTCAGTTGCATCTGTTGATCAGTTACCATATGAGGAATTTATTCGTTCAATTCCAAAACAGACAATATTGAATGTATTTGAAGCGTACCCGCTAGACGGTCGTTTCTTAATGGAAGTGAATCCGAACATCGCCTATTCAATGTTAGATCGATTATTAGGTGGTAAAGGTATCGCTGTAAATAAAGTTGAAAATTTAACAGAAATCGAAACTCGAATTATGTCTCAATTATTCCAACGAACATTAGAGAGTTTTACGGAAGCTTGGAGTTCGATTATTGAGTTCGATTTAGTGACAGAAGCACTTGAAGTGAACCCGCAATTTTTACAAATGGTATCACCGAATGAAACGGTTGTTGTTATTTCTTTGTCTACTACGATTGGTGAAACATCTGGAATGATTAACATCTGTTTACCTCACGTTGTATTAGAAGAAATTTTACCGAAATTATCTGTACATTATTGGATGCAAACAAAGAAAAAACAACGACTTCCTGAAGAAGTTGTTTCATTAGAAAAAACCGTTCAATCAGCTCCTTTAGTTGTGAACGCTGAATTAGGACGTTCTGAAATTTCAATTCAAGACTTTTTATACTTGGCCATAGGTGATGTCATTGAATTAAATCAACCAATTTCTAAACCATTGGTCGTAAGTGTTGGGGGAGAACCGAAATATTTAGCTCAACCAGGAAAAATAAAAAATCAAGTGGCAGTTCAAGTCACCGATGTGATGGAGGAGGGAACAGGCGATGAATGGTGA
- the fliP gene encoding flagellar type III secretion system pore protein FliP (The bacterial flagellar biogenesis protein FliP forms a type III secretion system (T3SS)-type pore required for flagellar assembly.) — protein MTDIIPGIDLDMLNDEPANVATTIQLLVLLTILTLAPSFLILMTSFTRIVIVLSFVRTGLATQQMPPNQVLIGLALFLTFFIMAPIFGEINDEALTPYFNNEITQEEAFERAALPIKEFMAKHTREKDLALFMGYAGMDRPETIDDVPLTALVPAFAISELKTAFQIGFLIFIPFLVIDMIVASVLMSMGMMMLPPVMIALPFKILLFVMVDGWYLIVRSLLLSFQ, from the coding sequence ATGACTGATATCATACCAGGAATTGACTTAGACATGTTGAATGACGAACCTGCCAATGTTGCAACAACGATACAATTGCTTGTCTTATTAACGATTTTAACATTAGCACCAAGTTTTTTAATCTTAATGACGTCCTTTACTCGAATCGTTATCGTGTTATCGTTTGTTAGAACCGGGTTAGCGACACAGCAAATGCCTCCAAATCAAGTATTAATTGGGTTAGCCTTGTTCTTAACCTTTTTCATCATGGCTCCCATTTTTGGAGAAATCAACGACGAAGCGTTAACACCGTATTTTAATAATGAGATTACGCAAGAAGAAGCATTTGAACGTGCAGCTTTACCGATTAAAGAGTTTATGGCTAAACATACACGTGAAAAAGATTTGGCATTATTTATGGGCTATGCAGGAATGGACAGACCTGAGACAATAGATGATGTTCCACTCACCGCACTCGTCCCTGCATTTGCGATAAGTGAACTGAAAACCGCTTTTCAAATAGGGTTTTTAATCTTTATTCCGTTTTTAGTTATCGACATGATTGTAGCAAGTGTTCTTATGTCGATGGGGATGATGATGTTACCACCAGTTATGATTGCCCTACCTTTTAAAATCTTATTATTTGTCATGGTTGACGGTTGGTATTTAATTGTTCGGTCACTATTGCTTAGTTTTCAGTAA
- the fliQ gene encoding flagellar biosynthesis protein FliQ: protein MSQEFVISMAENGIFTVLVVAGPLLVIALGLGLLVSIFQATTQIQEQTLAFIPKIVGVFIALVVFGPWMLSHVIGFTHNIFYNLHRFIG from the coding sequence GTGAGTCAAGAGTTCGTTATTTCAATGGCTGAAAATGGAATTTTTACTGTCTTAGTAGTAGCCGGACCGTTGTTAGTTATTGCATTAGGTCTTGGGTTACTCGTTAGTATATTTCAGGCAACAACCCAAATCCAAGAGCAAACATTAGCGTTTATTCCGAAAATTGTTGGTGTATTTATAGCACTTGTTGTATTCGGACCATGGATGTTATCCCATGTCATTGGTTTTACGCATAATATTTTTTATAATCTTCATCGGTTTATAGGGTAA
- the fliL gene encoding flagellar basal body-associated protein FliL — translation MFKNKLITIMLIIILSLTLLGVLALVLVNYFSSNSDEDHEPTIDEIVSLSYDTPEMTTNLLSNDFAKVQFRIQVDNKRALREIAKRDFQLENIIIRELSEVTSSQLSGGEAIEDLEGNLRDKINELMEEGEVVHVYTRRFIIQ, via the coding sequence GTGTTTAAAAACAAACTAATTACGATAATGTTAATTATCATTCTTTCATTAACGTTACTCGGTGTGCTTGCTCTCGTATTAGTAAACTACTTTTCTAGTAACTCAGATGAAGACCATGAGCCAACGATTGATGAAATTGTGTCTTTATCATATGACACACCTGAAATGACAACAAATCTTCTTTCGAATGATTTCGCGAAAGTACAATTTCGCATTCAAGTTGATAACAAAAGGGCATTAAGAGAAATTGCGAAGCGAGATTTTCAACTTGAAAATATAATCATCCGTGAATTATCTGAGGTTACAAGTTCTCAGCTTTCGGGTGGAGAAGCAATTGAAGACTTAGAAGGTAATTTACGCGACAAGATTAATGAGTTAATGGAAGAAGGAGAAGTAGTTCACGTCTATACTAGACGATTTATTATTCAATAA
- the fliY gene encoding flagellar motor switch phosphatase FliY: protein MNGDMLSQDEINELLKGVTEADGDTQEEESDKPTLNVNDYLSPVEQDTLGEIGNISFGSASTALSTLLNQKVDITTPKVSVIDKSSLETEFPKPHVAISVEYTIGFEGMNMLVIKSSDAAIIADLMLGGDGTNPNDQLGEMEISAVQEAMNQMMGSASTSMSTIFNKKVDISPPGIDIMDVKNEEGMSNVPSEEMLVKISFRLKVGDLIDSSIMQLVTVRFAKDLVNELMNPSSSEEEIPAPTPAPQPTQSAEPVAQQPTMQAPPQQAQEQYHQPHYEQRGQQHLGSNFNQRQVDVQPAAFTNFESPRLTQSESQNLNMLLDIPLNVTVELGRTKRSIKEILEFSQGSIIELDKLAGEPVDILVNQKLIAKGEVVVIDENFGVRVTDIVSQEERIRNLK, encoded by the coding sequence ATGAATGGTGATATGCTATCCCAAGATGAAATAAATGAGTTGTTAAAAGGTGTTACAGAAGCAGATGGAGATACACAAGAGGAAGAAAGCGACAAGCCGACATTAAATGTGAATGACTACTTATCTCCTGTTGAACAAGATACGTTAGGGGAAATTGGGAATATTTCGTTTGGGAGTGCTTCAACTGCATTGTCAACGTTATTAAATCAAAAAGTGGATATTACGACTCCAAAAGTGTCCGTGATTGATAAAAGTTCGTTAGAAACAGAATTTCCAAAACCACATGTTGCGATATCTGTTGAGTATACAATTGGCTTTGAAGGCATGAATATGCTTGTCATTAAATCAAGTGACGCAGCAATTATTGCCGATTTAATGCTTGGTGGGGATGGGACAAACCCAAATGACCAATTAGGTGAGATGGAAATTAGTGCTGTCCAAGAAGCCATGAACCAAATGATGGGTTCTGCATCGACATCGATGTCAACGATCTTTAATAAAAAAGTTGATATTTCCCCTCCTGGCATTGACATTATGGATGTTAAAAATGAAGAAGGCATGTCAAACGTTCCAAGTGAGGAAATGTTAGTAAAAATCTCGTTTCGGTTAAAAGTTGGAGACTTAATTGATTCGTCAATTATGCAATTAGTGACGGTTCGTTTTGCTAAAGATTTAGTAAATGAATTGATGAACCCTTCATCTTCGGAGGAAGAAATACCGGCTCCAACACCAGCACCACAACCGACTCAGTCTGCTGAGCCAGTTGCCCAACAACCGACAATGCAAGCACCACCACAGCAAGCGCAAGAACAATATCATCAACCACATTATGAACAACGTGGTCAACAGCATTTAGGGTCAAACTTTAATCAACGTCAAGTCGATGTTCAACCAGCGGCCTTTACTAATTTTGAATCACCTAGATTAACACAATCAGAGTCTCAAAATTTAAATATGTTATTGGATATTCCGCTAAATGTAACAGTGGAATTAGGAAGAACAAAACGCTCGATTAAAGAAATTTTAGAATTTAGTCAAGGTTCCATTATTGAACTTGATAAGCTTGCCGGGGAACCAGTTGATATACTAGTGAATCAAAAGCTGATCGCTAAAGGTGAAGTTGTTGTTATTGATGAAAACTTCGGAGTACGTGTAACAGATATCGTGAGCCAAGAAGAACGAATTCGTAACTTAAAATAA
- a CDS encoding flagellar FlbD family protein → MISLIRLNRNEFLLNALLIEQVEAFPDTTITLVNGKKIVVLDTMDDVMLKINQFYKSIGLVAMYKDRQTEGS, encoded by the coding sequence ATGATTTCTTTAATTCGATTAAATCGCAATGAGTTTTTATTAAATGCATTGTTAATAGAACAAGTCGAAGCTTTTCCTGATACGACGATTACACTTGTCAATGGAAAAAAGATCGTAGTGCTAGATACAATGGATGATGTTATGCTGAAAATCAATCAGTTCTACAAAAGCATCGGCTTAGTTGCGATGTATAAAGACAGACAAACGGAGGGCTCATGA